A genomic window from Vagococcus sp. CY52-2 includes:
- a CDS encoding chorismate mutase — translation MLSQDRQRIDEIDEQIVSLLEERYDCVSHIAKIKKDNHIPVFDTTREEAVLEKIRQMVSNEDYADSIVETFNQIMMVSKDYQKSK, via the coding sequence AGTCAAGATAGACAACGAATTGATGAAATTGATGAACAAATCGTATCATTATTGGAAGAAAGATATGATTGTGTGTCGCACATCGCGAAGATAAAAAAAGACAATCATATTCCAGTTTTTGATACGACAAGAGAAGAAGCCGTATTAGAAAAAATTCGACAAATGGTATCAAATGAGGATTATGCTGATTCAATCGTCGAAACATTTAACCAAATCATGATGGTGTCAAAAGACTATCAAAAAAGTAAATAA
- a CDS encoding GNAT family N-acetyltransferase, with the protein MIEYRNGSNIKREQLELLYDSVGWIAYTKDLKGLEQALINSLYVVSAWHGEQLVGLIRVIGDGYTILYIQDILIHPDYQRQKIGTTLMSDVLATYKHVRQKVLLTVDKPDVRGFYESFGLESCDKGSTVAFYKEY; encoded by the coding sequence ATGATAGAGTATAGAAACGGAAGTAATATAAAACGTGAACAACTAGAATTGTTGTATGATAGTGTTGGATGGATAGCTTACACAAAAGATTTAAAAGGTTTAGAGCAAGCACTAATTAATTCGCTTTATGTGGTGAGTGCATGGCATGGAGAACAATTAGTTGGTTTAATCAGGGTCATTGGTGATGGTTACACGATTTTATATATACAAGATATTTTGATTCACCCAGATTATCAACGTCAAAAAATTGGGACAACACTAATGTCTGATGTATTAGCAACATATAAACATGTGCGCCAAAAAGTATTATTAACTGTAGATAAACCAGATGTTCGAGGGTTTTATGAGAGTTTTGGATTGGAATCGTGCGATAAAGGAAGCACAGTTGCTTTTTATAAAGAATATTAA